Genomic DNA from Abyssisolibacter fermentans:
TTTTCTGCATCTACCCAAAGTCTGTCTAAATTATAAAAATCCCTATCTTCTTTATGAAATATATGTACTACTACGTCTCCTAAGTCCATCAAAATCCACCTACCACTCCTATAACCTTCAATATTTAATACATTAAATTCATTATCTTTCATCTTTCTTTCTACTTCATCTGATGCTGATTGTACCTGTCTTTCATTATTGGCACTACAAATCAAGAAATAATCAGCTATTGAGCTTAATTCGGAAATATCTAACAATTTAATATCGAATGTTTTTTTATTTTGAACAGCTTCTATTGCTTCCTTCAACATATGCTTAATCTTTGCCACTTAATAACCTCCTAATTATTGTTTATTCATTATATGTACGAAATATTATTTTGTAACAGATAGTTTCTAGCTTCTACAGTACGTATGTGTAAGTATTGATTTTTTTGTATTAAAAATTTTATAGTATTATCTAATGCTTTTAATATAGCTAAATCTAAATCTCTAAATGAAAGTTTCCTTATTTCTTCTACTCCGCAAAAGTCTCTAGCAGGCTCAATATAATCAGCTAAAAATACTATTTTTTCAAGTCTACTCATATTTTCTCTTCCAGTTGTATGATATCTTATAGCATTTATTATATCCATATCTTTTATATCATATATATTTTTTGCTATACAAGCTCCTAGTTCTGCATGCATAAGTTCCTTTGTATCTTTAAAATAATCATTTCGTATTATACCAAATTTTTTTGCGTTTTTCAATAATAATTCATCGTCTATAAACCTACCGCAATCATGTAATAAACCAGCAATCTCAGCTTTTTTCTCATCTTCTCTATGAACTATTGCTAATCTTTTTGCAGTATCCATAACTCTGACAGAATGATCAAACCTCTTACCGCCAATATCTTTAATTAATTGATCTTTATATTTTTGAATTAATTCATACATTTTTAACTCCCCTATTATTATCCCAGATTATTTATATAGTCCATATTTGTAAATGTAATTTCTAACAGCTTCAGGCAATAAATATCTTATGCTACAGTCTTTTTTAACTCTATCTCTAATCTCAGTAGAAGATATTTGTAGAGAAGTAGTAGACATTTCATAAATCTTTGTATTATACTCTTTTTCTAATCTCTCTATTTCTTTTTCCATGTCTTTAAATTCAAAACCAGGTCTTGTAGCCGCAATAAATTTGCATTCATTTATTAATTGACCTATATTTTTCCATGTTGATAGCTGCAAAAGAGCATCTGCTCCAGTTATAAAGTAAAATTCCTTTACTCCAGTCCTTAATTTCTTTAACTCTTTCACCGTATCAATAGTGTAACTGATTTCTTTTTTATCTAATTCTATAGTTGATACTTCAAAATACGGATTAGAACCTGTCGCAATTAAAGCCATTGCATACCTATGTATTGACTGAGTTATGTTTGAGTTATTTTTATGTGGTGGCAAGCCAGTTGGCATAAATATTATCTTATCTAGATTTAATCTTGTCCTAACTTCTTCAGCTACAAACAAATGACCAAAATGTATAGGGTCGAAAGTTCCACCCATAATTCCACATCTCATTTTAAATCACCCCTTATCTAAGGATCAATTTGTACCTTATCATTATATAATATTTTGTCAAATATCCAAAGGTTTAACCATGATTATTTATATCCATTTATTAATGAACCACCATCTTGTAATTATTTTTTTACTCACAAAGCCTGACTCTAAAGAAATCAAACCAATAAATTCTTTAGAAGCTACATGGCATTTTGGGACCACGACATTGATACCTATATTTTTTCATCCACATACAATCAATAAAATATAAACGTCTCTGTAGAAAGCTTTCGCACAAAAACATTGAGCCACTCTTCCCTCAAAAATTTACCTTAGCTATAAAATAAATGGGACAGAAGTTCCGTCCCTTAAAGTTTAATTACTATCTATATAGTCTTTAATTTTTTTGATTTCTTTCTTATCTGAACAAGTAAGCTCATTACTAATTTCTTCTTCAAAATTTTTAAAATAAGCCTTAAAGTCCTTAACTCCCTTATGATCATATTTAATGCATCTGAAGCCTTTATTCATTAGTTCTTTGACCTTATTAAGCTTTTGATCTTTCACATTAACAACTCCTTCAAACGATATATTAATTATTATATATATCATTATTCAAAGGAGATTGTTTTATACTTACTTAAACCCAGATTATTCATAGAAAATTAAATACTCTACTTCATCTTTCTGTTTAGAAGATATCCATTAAATTCTCGACATACCATCTGGGTTAAAGCTTAATTAATTTGAACTCCTCATATCAAAAGTTGTATTGACCAACTTTAAAACTTATATATAGTGTTATATATTGTAACATTTTTTAATTTGGTAATTCAATTTTTTTGTTTTCTTCTGATTCTCTATAAATAACAAATTTACTTCCAATACTTTGAACAAATTCTGCATTTACTCTATCAGCTACTTCATTAGCAGCTTCCTTTGTATCTAAGAAACTATTATTTAATACCTTAATTTTTATTAATTCTCTAGCTTCTAAAGCTTCTTCAACTTGATTTATAAAAGCCTCTGTTATACCATTTTTCCCTAATTGAAAAATAGAATCTATATTATTAGCTATTTTCTTTAGATAGCTTCTTTGTTTTCCAGTTATCATTTTTTGCTACCTCCCATATTTTAGAAAAAGAACTCAAATTCATACCCACAAATATCTACAACATCTTCTTCCTTTACTCCTAGTTTTTCCAACTCTTCTATTATTCCTTTTTCTCTTAATCTTTTTTGGAAATACCTGATAGAATCCATATCATCAAAGTTTGTAGAATCTAGTAACTTCTGAACAAAATTACCTTCAACTATAAACTTACCATCCTGGGCTTTTACAACGTAATCTTCCTTAGTTGGATTCTCAAATGTCACTTCTTCTACTTTTATAATAGGTTCTAAATCAGGAGCATTTTTTAATTCTTCCCATATTTTAAACTTTAGTTCTTCAACACCTTTTCTAGTCGCTGCTGACAATTTCATAACTACATAGCCTTTAGGTTCTAATTCTTCTTTAAGTGCTGTATAACCTTCTTCTGCTCCTGGTATATCCATTTTATTAGCAACTACTATCTGTGGTCTTTCTAATAATAATGAATTATACTCTTTTAATTCTTCGTTAATTTTATAAAAATCTTCAATTGGATTTCTGCCTTCGTGTCCAGATACATCAATCATATGAACTAAAATCTTTGTTCTCTCTATATGTCTTAAAAACTCATGTCCTAACCCTATCCCTTTATGAGCTCCTTCAATAAGCCCTGGAATGTCTGCCATTACAAAGCTTTTATTTTCTCCAATCCTTACCATGCCTAAATTAGGTTTTAACGTTGTAAAATGATAGTTTGCTATTTTGGGTTTTGCATCAGACATAATAGATAGTATTGTTGATTTTCCAACATTAGGAAAACCAATAAGACCTATATCTGCTAGTAATTTAAGTTCTAATATAATATTCCTTTCTTCTCCTTTTGTTCCACCTTCAGCAAACCCAGGTGCTTGTCTAGTAGCAGTAGCAAATTTTGCATTTCCTTTACCACCTCTACCACCTTTTGCTATAACAAAAGTTTGATCATTTTCTGTCATATCTGCTATTACTTTATTAGTTAGTTCATCTCTAACAATTGTTCCTGCTGGAATTTTTATTATCAAATCCATTCCTTTTTTTCCAAACTGGTATTTTTTTCGTCCATTATCTCCGTTTTGTGCGCAATATTTTCTTTTGTATCTAAAATCCATAAGTGTTCTTAATCCTTCATCTACTTGAAGAATAACATTACCACCATAACCTCCATCTCCTCCTGCTGGTCCTCCAGAAGGTTCAAACTTTTCTCTTCGCCATGCAACAGCACCGTGTCCGCCATTGCCACCTTTAACAAAAATTTTTGCCTTATCTATAAACATATTTATCATCCTTACTCAGTTTATTAGACTGTATTTTATATCATTATATATTATTCCTTTAGAAAATAAATATATTAAAATGAAATCTAATATATTTAAAAATTTATTTTAAGCTAATAAAATAACTAGTATCATTAAAAAAATCCTATGTATAAACGAAATATTGTTTTCTTTAAAAAAACCTACCAAATTTGGTAGGTTTTTGTTTATGCTTGAATAGCTTCTTTAGAATAAACACTTACTTGCTTTCTAGCTTTACCTTTTCTCTCAAACTTAACTATACCATCAACTACTGCAAATAATGTGTCATCTCCACCTTTTTTAACATTGTTTCCTGGATGTATTTTTGTTCCTCTTTGTCTAACTAAAATATTTCCAGCTAAAACAAATTGTCCGTCAGCTCTTTTAACTCCAAGTCTTTTAGATTCACTATCACGACCGTTTTTAGAGCTACCAACACCTTTTTTATGTGCAAATAACTGTAAATTTACTCTTATCATCTTCTTACACCTCCCTGTATTTGAGAGTTACATATTCCGGATAATTTTCAATAATACTCTTAATTCCAATAATTACTGTATCCATAACTATGTTTACTTTATATCTCTTTTCACTATCAATTTCAGCTGGTATGACAAATTCCATAAAGCCATCATCATCTATCTTATACTCTACATCAATTTGACACACTTCTTGTAAAGAATTTAGGGCAGTATAGCTGAGTATTGAAATAGCAGCACATATTATATCTCTACCACTTTCTTCATACCCAGAATGACCCTTTGCTCTATACTTTGTTACATAATCTTCACTATTAAGAAAAAGCTCTATTCTAATCATATCACTTTCCTATAATTATAAACTGATTTTTTCAATCATAACCTTTGTATATGGTTGACGATGTCCTTGTTTATTTCTATAATCTTTTTTAGGCTTATATTTAAAAACTATAACTTTTTTAGCTTTACCGTTTTCAACTACTTTACCTTCAACACTAGAACCATCTACATAAGGTTTTCCAACTGTTATTTTGCCTTCATCAGATAATAAAAGTATTTTGTCAAATTTAACACTTTCACCTTCATTTACATTTAACTTCTCAACAAAAACAGTATCTCCTTCTTGAACTCTATATTGCTTTCCACCTGTTTCTATAACTGCATACATTATAAATACACCTCCTCAAACCAGTCTCGCCAATATAAGGTACTTAATAGTTAACCCATATTGAGCGGCTACCTACAGATTTAAATTGTAACAAATAATTTGCATTTTGTCAAGCTTTTAAATTAGTTTTTCAATTTCCTTTTTACTTCCCATTTTTAATATTTTAATTTCATTTAAATCGACTGATGAATCTTTAAAATATATATTTATATTAAAAGCATCACTAATTTTATTCAAATCATCTAAATGTCTCTTGTTAAGAATATCATGAAAATATGGATGTATTGCAAATAGAACATTGTTAACACAAGTGTGCATACTAATTCTTCTTACCTCATTTTCTATTTTACGTACTATTTCATACTCCGAAAAAATTTTCCCCGTATCTTCACAACTTGGACATGCTCTAAGAAGTCTGGCACTTAATCTTTTGCCTGTTTTTTTCCTAGTCATTTCTACTAATCCTAATTTGGTCATTCCTAATACAGTAGTTCTTATCCTATCATTCTTCAAAGCTTTCTCAAGCTCATTTATCACCTGTTTATCATCTTCATCACTATACATATCTATAAAATCTATTATGATTATTCCACCAATATTTCTAAGTCTTATTTGTCTAGCTATTTCACAAGAAGCTTCTATATTAGTTTGTAAAACAGTGTCTTCTAAATTTGAACTACCAATATATTTTCCAGTATTGACATCTATAACCGTCAAAGCTTCTGTCTCATCAATCACTAAATATCCACCACTTTCAAGCCAAACTTTCTTTTGTAAAGCATTATCTATTTCAGCCTGTATTCTATAGTAATCAAATATACTTTGCTTTAAATCAAAATATTCTATTCTATCACTTAGCATGTTATTATAAGCCTCTATTTGCTCTAGTATATTGTTGTACTTGTCCCAATTATTTATTACCAATTTATTTGTTTTAAAAGAAAAAATATCTCTTACAACTCTTTCTACTAAATCTAACTCCTCATAAATAATCTTAGGCGCTTTACCAAGATTTTTTTCTCTTAATATTCTTTTATGCTTCTTCTTTAAATATGCTAAATCTTTGTCGATTTCTTCTTGTGTTTTTCCTTCTGCTACGGTTCTCATTATAAGACCAAATTTATCATCCTTTAATATTTCTGCTATATCTTTTAACCTTATTCTCTCTTTCTCATCCGTTATTTTCCTTGATATCCCGATATATTCAGTTGATGGCATATATACTAAATATCTTCCCGGAAAAGTAATTTGTGTAGTCACTCTAGCCCCTTTAGAGCCATACGCTTCTTTTATTACCTGAACTATTATTTCTTGTCCTTTTTTAACAACTTGCTGTATTGGTGTTTTATTGATATCAAATGTTTTATTGTCAATAATATCATCCGAAGATACAGCATCTGCAACATATAAAAAAGCATTTTTAGCAAGTCCAATATCTACAAAAGCTGCTTGCATACCTGGCAAAACATTTACAACTCTACCTTTGTATATATTACCTAATGTTCTTTTGGTGTCTTTTCTTTCTATATAAAGCTCAACTAGTTGATTGTTTTCCATAATAGCTGCTCTCTTTTGATTAACACCAACATCAATTATAATTTCATTCATATAATCTCTCCCTAGATAAATATAACACACCTGTTTTGCTCTTGCTATGAAGAATATTAATTACGCAATGGGCAAAATAGCTTCCCCATTATTTTCAATAAAAAGCTCTATTCTCTGAATTTTTACGTCTTCTCTGTTTATTTTCAAATCTCCATATCTTTCAAATACATCTATTAATGCCTCTGGTTTTAAATTTCCATCACTTCCTGTTCTTAATGTACTCTTTACCACAGCAGTATTATTGTTAAACATTAATATTTCTATGTTCTTTATTAGATTCCTTATTTCTACTTCTCGTCTAATTTTTTTCCCCTTTTTTCTACTAGTCTTTGTATACATTATTGATTCTTGAGATAAAACCTTATCAATAATATCTTGCAAAGATTCTTTGTTCATATTTTCATCAAACTTTAGCTCTATGACATATTGAGACCATCTTATCAAACTCATTATCGATTTTTTATCGTTCACATATGATACTTTAATAATTTTGATACCATCAGGTAATTTATCATTTAAACTTTTTATAAACTGCTGCTCAGGAATATGTTGACTAAGTTCAATATCTACATATTCACCTTCACTCTCTACACCTAAAGATAATGCGGTCGCAAATGATATCCTTGGCTGTGGATTAAATCCTTGTGTATATACAACAGGGATATCAGCTCTTCTTAAAGCTCTATTCATTAATCTCATCAAATCCAAATGAGAAATGTATTTTAAATGTCCACTTTTACTGAATTTTGATCTAATCACATTCATTACAAACACCACCATCAAACGCCTTATTTATTCCACAAGAAGTACATCCTTTTCTACAATCTCTTGTAATTTCTTCTTTTTTAGCTTTTTCATTTTCGTTGATTAAATACTTTTTGCTTACTCCTATATCTACAAAATCCCAAGGTAGTACTTCATCATAATCTCTTTGTCTATTTGCATAAAATTCAGGATCTATATTAGTCTCCTCGAAAGCTTCCATCCATTTATCAAATTTAAAATGATCAGACCATCCATCAAATTTACAGCCTTTTTCCCACGCTTTTATTAAAACTTCTGATATTTTTCTATCTCCTCTGGCAATTACCGCCTCTAAGAAACTTAATCTTGCATCATGTGTATTAAATTTAATCTTTTTATCTCTTATTTCTTTTCTTAGCATTTTTTGCTTTCTGTCAAATTCTTCAATAGTATTTTGACCATACCATTGAAATGGAGTAAATGGTTTTGGTACAAAGCATGAAGCACTGGTTGTTATTTTTAAATTGCCTTTTAATTTATCTTTTGGAACAGAAAAAAATAAATCTTTAACCTTATACGATAAATCCTTTATACCCAAGACGTCTTCATCTGTCTCTGTTGGAAGACCAATCATAAAATATAGCTTAACTGTTGACCAGCCTTGTTTAAATGCATCACTAACAGAACTAATCAAATCTTCTTCATTTATGCCTTTATTAATTACATCTCTTAATCTTTGACTACCCGCTTCAGGCGCAAAAGTTAGCCCAGTTTTTCTTATTTTTTGTATTTCTTCAATTATTTCCATTGAAAACGAATCAAGTCTTAATGATGGTAACGATAATCCTATTCTTTTGTCCTTAAATTCTTCAATCAATGTAACTACTAAATTTTCTAGATCTGAATAATCACTTGTACTTAATGAAGATAAGGATATTTCTTCATGTCCTGTGGTTTTTACCAATTTTTTAGCTAAAGCTACCAATGTATCTGTTTTTCTTTCTCGAACTGGTCTGTAAATCATTCCAGCTTGACAGAATCTACATCCCCTAGTACATCCTCTAAATATTTCAAGCATAATCCTGTCATGAACTGTTTCTATATAAGGAACAATAAATTTGTCTGGATAATATGTTTGATCCAAATTTTTTTGTATTCGTTTTTTTATTGTCTTTGGACACCCATTTACTATTGGATTCATTTCCTTTATAGTTCCATCTTCATTATAATCAACTTCATAAAAAGATGGAACATATACACCTTCAATTTTAGAAACCATTTTAAGAAAATCAACTCTTGAAGAATTTTCTTTTTTAAATTTCCTATATAATTCCATGATTTCTACAAGAGAATCTTCGCCTTCTCCTAAGACAAAAAAATCTATTATTCCTGCTAAAGGTTCTGGATTATATGCACATGGACCGCCAGCTATAACAAAAGGATGCTCTTCATTCCTTTGAGTAGATAACAAAGGAATATTTCCCAAATCAAGCATGTTGAGTATGTTAGTATAGCTCATTTCATATTGTAACGTAAAACCTACAAAATCAAATTCTCTTAATGAGCTTTTTGTCTCTAGCGAAAACAATTCTACATGATTTTTTTTCATTTCTTCTTCCATGTCTAACCAAGGAGCAAAAACTCTTTCACAATAAACATAATCTTGATTGTTTAAAATATTATATAAAATATGCATACCTAAATGAGACATTCCAACCTCATATACATCTGGAAAACAAAATGCAAACCTTATATCTACATCATTTACATCTTTAACAACACTATTTACTTCGTTTCCAATATATCTAGCTGGTTTTTCAACCTTAATAAGGATTTTTTCCAATTTGTCATTAAATATCATTCAATCACCTACATTCTTAACTTTTGTATATAGATTATTATTTTTTAACCTTGTCATTGATTAAATTATTAATAATATGAGTTAAATAAAACCTCACCTTAATTATATTAACATTTTTTCTCTAAACAAACTACTAAAATAATAATATTATACCTGATTATTTATATAATACACAATAATATGCTGTATATTTAAGCAGAAAATCTAAATTTTAATTTAGTGTGACTCCTATGAAGGAAATGGGGCGTTATATTAATTCTTTCAACAAAACATCAAATCCATGTTTGAAAACCCCTTCTATTAACTCTTCCTCACTTAAAGAACCAACTAATTCACCATATTTATTTATTATAATAATTATATGATATCTCCTAGGTAATAATTTATTCAAAATTCTATTAACCTTTACATTCTCTAAACTTACAATAATATAAGCTTTTAATACTTTCTTCTTCATTATGTTCTTTTTTCTATTTGCTAGTCCATTAATAAAATTAAACGATGTCCTTTCTTTTTCTTTAAGTGCAATTTTTACGATATAAGCCATAATAAACACTACAATTATACCTTTATTAAATACAATAAAACTATATAAACTTATTATTATAAAGATAGCACTTAAACTATATGTAATATATAGCACTATTTTGGTACCTAATTTAAAACCAAAAAAATAAGTAAATATTGCTCTTAACACTCTACCGCCATCTAGTGGCAGCATTGGTAATAAATTAAAAACTGCCATATATAAATTGTAACTCACTAATTGATTTATGAAGTTATTTCCCAAAAAAATTTTTTCGCAAAGTTTCAATGTTAATACAAATAAAATGTTGCCTAAAGGACCCATTATGCAAATTAAACTTTCCTTCTTAGGGTCTAATCCAATAAATTCATCAAAATTGAAAACACAACCAAATAGAAAAATATTCAACCTTCTTATTTTAGTATTCATTAATATAGCACCAATACCATGAAAAAATTCGTGTATAAATATAGTAAATATTATAGCTATAACATTTATTTCAAAATAAAAAAGAAAAAATATTAATAACAAAACACTTTGATTAACATTAATCGAAAAATCTCTAAATTTAAATATTTGCATATATACTTAACCCATTCCTTAATAATAATTATTATATAATCTTTTTAATGGGTCAATTGGTTTACCATTTTCCCAAATCTCAAAATGGAGATACTTGTTATCTTTTTTGCCTATAATTCCTATTTTCTCTCCTTTTTTAATTTTTTGACCTATTTCAGCATATATTTTATCTAGCCCTTGATATTTACTCTGTATATTTTCATGATGAATTATTATAAAGTTTCCCTTTAGTTTTTCATATCCAATATCTTCAACTATACCATTGTCTATAGCAACGACTTCTTCATCATATGGCTTAATATCAATACCACTATTATTTATTGTTATATTACTTGATTTTTCAATTCTGCCAAAATTTCTATACAGCTTTCCTGCAATAGGTTTTTCTACATTTGTTTCAAGCTTATCTTCATTCAAATTAAAAACATTGATATTATTATTTGATTTTTCTTTCAGCCCTTTGAAAAATTCTACTATTGACTTACTATTTTCTATAAAGTCATAATCATATTTAACTGTTTTATCTACAAGTTCAACCGCTCTTTGAGTATTACTTGTATCAATCTTTTTTAGTACAATAATGCATAAAATAATAATGATACATACAATTATTTTTTTAAGTTGACTTAAATAAAAATTTTTGTTTTTTCGATTGTAATAATAATTATTTCTCTTAGTTTTTTTCATTCTATAGGGTAAAACAC
This window encodes:
- the rsfS gene encoding ribosome silencing factor translates to MAKIKHMLKEAIEAVQNKKTFDIKLLDISELSSIADYFLICSANNERQVQSASDEVERKMKDNEFNVLNIEGYRSGRWILMDLGDVVVHIFHKEDRDFYNLDRLWVDAENIDIDNII
- the yqeK gene encoding bis(5'-nucleosyl)-tetraphosphatase (symmetrical) YqeK; translation: MYELIQKYKDQLIKDIGGKRFDHSVRVMDTAKRLAIVHREDEKKAEIAGLLHDCGRFIDDELLLKNAKKFGIIRNDYFKDTKELMHAELGACIAKNIYDIKDMDIINAIRYHTTGRENMSRLEKIVFLADYIEPARDFCGVEEIRKLSFRDLDLAILKALDNTIKFLIQKNQYLHIRTVEARNYLLQNNISYI
- the nadD gene encoding nicotinate-nucleotide adenylyltransferase codes for the protein MRCGIMGGTFDPIHFGHLFVAEEVRTRLNLDKIIFMPTGLPPHKNNSNITQSIHRYAMALIATGSNPYFEVSTIELDKKEISYTIDTVKELKKLRTGVKEFYFITGADALLQLSTWKNIGQLINECKFIAATRPGFEFKDMEKEIERLEKEYNTKIYEMSTTSLQISSTEIRDRVKKDCSIRYLLPEAVRNYIYKYGLYK
- the yhbY gene encoding ribosome assembly RNA-binding protein YhbY, with the translated sequence MITGKQRSYLKKIANNIDSIFQLGKNGITEAFINQVEEALEARELIKIKVLNNSFLDTKEAANEVADRVNAEFVQSIGSKFVIYRESEENKKIELPN
- the obgE gene encoding GTPase ObgE gives rise to the protein MFIDKAKIFVKGGNGGHGAVAWRREKFEPSGGPAGGDGGYGGNVILQVDEGLRTLMDFRYKRKYCAQNGDNGRKKYQFGKKGMDLIIKIPAGTIVRDELTNKVIADMTENDQTFVIAKGGRGGKGNAKFATATRQAPGFAEGGTKGEERNIILELKLLADIGLIGFPNVGKSTILSIMSDAKPKIANYHFTTLKPNLGMVRIGENKSFVMADIPGLIEGAHKGIGLGHEFLRHIERTKILVHMIDVSGHEGRNPIEDFYKINEELKEYNSLLLERPQIVVANKMDIPGAEEGYTALKEELEPKGYVVMKLSAATRKGVEELKFKIWEELKNAPDLEPIIKVEEVTFENPTKEDYVVKAQDGKFIVEGNFVQKLLDSTNFDDMDSIRYFQKRLREKGIIEELEKLGVKEEDVVDICGYEFEFFF
- the rpmA gene encoding 50S ribosomal protein L27 gives rise to the protein MIRVNLQLFAHKKGVGSSKNGRDSESKRLGVKRADGQFVLAGNILVRQRGTKIHPGNNVKKGGDDTLFAVVDGIVKFERKGKARKQVSVYSKEAIQA
- a CDS encoding ribosomal-processing cysteine protease Prp, giving the protein MIRIELFLNSEDYVTKYRAKGHSGYEESGRDIICAAISILSYTALNSLQEVCQIDVEYKIDDDGFMEFVIPAEIDSEKRYKVNIVMDTVIIGIKSIIENYPEYVTLKYREV
- the rplU gene encoding 50S ribosomal protein L21, coding for MYAVIETGGKQYRVQEGDTVFVEKLNVNEGESVKFDKILLLSDEGKITVGKPYVDGSSVEGKVVENGKAKKVIVFKYKPKKDYRNKQGHRQPYTKVMIEKISL
- a CDS encoding Rne/Rng family ribonuclease produces the protein MNEIIIDVGVNQKRAAIMENNQLVELYIERKDTKRTLGNIYKGRVVNVLPGMQAAFVDIGLAKNAFLYVADAVSSDDIIDNKTFDINKTPIQQVVKKGQEIIVQVIKEAYGSKGARVTTQITFPGRYLVYMPSTEYIGISRKITDEKERIRLKDIAEILKDDKFGLIMRTVAEGKTQEEIDKDLAYLKKKHKRILREKNLGKAPKIIYEELDLVERVVRDIFSFKTNKLVINNWDKYNNILEQIEAYNNMLSDRIEYFDLKQSIFDYYRIQAEIDNALQKKVWLESGGYLVIDETEALTVIDVNTGKYIGSSNLEDTVLQTNIEASCEIARQIRLRNIGGIIIIDFIDMYSDEDDKQVINELEKALKNDRIRTTVLGMTKLGLVEMTRKKTGKRLSARLLRACPSCEDTGKIFSEYEIVRKIENEVRRISMHTCVNNVLFAIHPYFHDILNKRHLDDLNKISDAFNINIYFKDSSVDLNEIKILKMGSKKEIEKLI
- a CDS encoding TIGR03936 family radical SAM-associated protein, which codes for MNVIRSKFSKSGHLKYISHLDLMRLMNRALRRADIPVVYTQGFNPQPRISFATALSLGVESEGEYVDIELSQHIPEQQFIKSLNDKLPDGIKIIKVSYVNDKKSIMSLIRWSQYVIELKFDENMNKESLQDIIDKVLSQESIMYTKTSRKKGKKIRREVEIRNLIKNIEILMFNNNTAVVKSTLRTGSDGNLKPEALIDVFERYGDLKINREDVKIQRIELFIENNGEAILPIA
- a CDS encoding TIGR03960 family B12-binding radical SAM protein gives rise to the protein MIFNDKLEKILIKVEKPARYIGNEVNSVVKDVNDVDIRFAFCFPDVYEVGMSHLGMHILYNILNNQDYVYCERVFAPWLDMEEEMKKNHVELFSLETKSSLREFDFVGFTLQYEMSYTNILNMLDLGNIPLLSTQRNEEHPFVIAGGPCAYNPEPLAGIIDFFVLGEGEDSLVEIMELYRKFKKENSSRVDFLKMVSKIEGVYVPSFYEVDYNEDGTIKEMNPIVNGCPKTIKKRIQKNLDQTYYPDKFIVPYIETVHDRIMLEIFRGCTRGCRFCQAGMIYRPVRERKTDTLVALAKKLVKTTGHEEISLSSLSTSDYSDLENLVVTLIEEFKDKRIGLSLPSLRLDSFSMEIIEEIQKIRKTGLTFAPEAGSQRLRDVINKGINEEDLISSVSDAFKQGWSTVKLYFMIGLPTETDEDVLGIKDLSYKVKDLFFSVPKDKLKGNLKITTSASCFVPKPFTPFQWYGQNTIEEFDRKQKMLRKEIRDKKIKFNTHDARLSFLEAVIARGDRKISEVLIKAWEKGCKFDGWSDHFKFDKWMEAFEETNIDPEFYANRQRDYDEVLPWDFVDIGVSKKYLINENEKAKKEEITRDCRKGCTSCGINKAFDGGVCNECD
- a CDS encoding site-2 protease family protein — its product is MQIFKFRDFSINVNQSVLLLIFFLFYFEINVIAIIFTIFIHEFFHGIGAILMNTKIRRLNIFLFGCVFNFDEFIGLDPKKESLICIMGPLGNILFVLTLKLCEKIFLGNNFINQLVSYNLYMAVFNLLPMLPLDGGRVLRAIFTYFFGFKLGTKIVLYITYSLSAIFIIISLYSFIVFNKGIIVVFIMAYIVKIALKEKERTSFNFINGLANRKKNIMKKKVLKAYIIVSLENVKVNRILNKLLPRRYHIIIIINKYGELVGSLSEEELIEGVFKHGFDVLLKELI
- a CDS encoding M23 family metallopeptidase, whose protein sequence is MKRKGVLPYRMKKTKRNNYYYNRKNKNFYLSQLKKIIVCIIIILCIIVLKKIDTSNTQRAVELVDKTVKYDYDFIENSKSIVEFFKGLKEKSNNNINVFNLNEDKLETNVEKPIAGKLYRNFGRIEKSSNITINNSGIDIKPYDEEVVAIDNGIVEDIGYEKLKGNFIIIHHENIQSKYQGLDKIYAEIGQKIKKGEKIGIIGKKDNKYLHFEIWENGKPIDPLKRLYNNYY